From Chloroflexota bacterium, one genomic window encodes:
- a CDS encoding F0F1 ATP synthase subunit alpha, whose amino-acid sequence MSDLIQRITTDLQQQIEAFQPALEVRDIGTVLEVGDGIARATGLSDVRSQELVQFENGVMGIAFNLERDTVGVTIMGDYAGISEGMTVRTVGRIASVPVGDAMVGRVVNALGQPIDGKGPMPTTGFRPIERIAPGVILRQDVDTPLQTGIKAIDSMIPIGRGQRELIIGDRQTGKTAIAIDTIINQKGEDVICIYVAIGQKKAAIARTVATLEKFGAMEHTIVVAATADEPAALQYIAPYAGCAIGEEFMETGRDALVIYDDLSKHAWAYRQVSLLLRRPPGREAYPGDLFYLHSRLLERAARLADQYVIVSKDYLDSLAKADDAIDGKVYGGPLSHHYADEALQAMENSGDYQVIKVDGTGGSLTALPIIETLLGDVSAYVPTNVISITDGQIYLENNLFYAGIRPAVNVGLSVSRVGGDAQTKAMKQVAGGLRMDMASFRELAAFAQFGSDLDAGTQARLNRGQRLQELLKQPQYEPASVEKQIIAIFAGTKGFADKVDLERMREWEETLMRYMETSHPEIGKAIVKDKRITDETEVQLRAALDAFRSAWQ is encoded by the coding sequence ATGTCTGATCTGATCCAAAGAATCACTACAGACTTACAGCAGCAAATCGAGGCTTTCCAGCCTGCGCTGGAGGTTCGTGATATCGGAACGGTTTTAGAAGTGGGGGATGGTATTGCGCGCGCGACTGGCTTGTCGGATGTGCGCTCTCAAGAGTTGGTACAGTTTGAAAATGGAGTTATGGGAATTGCCTTCAACCTTGAACGTGATACCGTTGGTGTCACTATTATGGGTGATTATGCCGGTATTAGCGAAGGTATGACTGTACGTACGGTAGGGCGGATTGCATCGGTGCCGGTTGGTGATGCTATGGTTGGGCGCGTGGTGAATGCGCTTGGTCAGCCGATTGATGGTAAAGGTCCGATGCCAACGACAGGTTTTCGCCCAATTGAACGCATCGCCCCTGGTGTAATTTTGCGCCAGGACGTTGATACGCCCTTGCAGACAGGTATTAAAGCCATTGATTCGATGATCCCGATTGGCCGTGGTCAGCGTGAGTTGATTATTGGTGATCGTCAAACCGGAAAAACAGCGATTGCCATTGATACCATTATCAACCAAAAAGGCGAAGACGTTATTTGTATCTATGTTGCCATCGGCCAAAAGAAAGCGGCAATTGCGCGGACAGTTGCCACCCTTGAAAAATTTGGTGCGATGGAACATACTATTGTGGTGGCTGCCACGGCAGATGAACCTGCCGCCCTTCAGTATATTGCACCGTATGCCGGTTGTGCCATTGGCGAAGAATTCATGGAAACTGGCCGCGATGCACTTGTGATCTATGATGACCTTTCGAAACACGCTTGGGCATATCGTCAGGTTTCGCTGCTATTGCGCCGCCCTCCGGGTCGTGAAGCGTATCCCGGTGATTTGTTCTATTTACACTCTCGCTTACTGGAGCGAGCGGCTCGCCTCGCTGACCAATATGTGATTGTTTCGAAAGATTATTTAGACTCGCTGGCTAAGGCAGATGATGCTATTGACGGCAAGGTATATGGGGGACCGTTATCACATCATTATGCAGATGAAGCGCTGCAGGCAATGGAGAATAGTGGTGATTATCAGGTTATCAAAGTAGACGGCACGGGCGGCTCATTGACAGCTCTGCCGATTATTGAAACCCTGCTTGGCGATGTGTCGGCCTATGTCCCGACGAATGTGATTTCCATTACCGACGGGCAGATTTATTTGGAAAATAACCTTTTCTACGCTGGTATTCGACCGGCTGTAAATGTTGGTTTATCGGTTTCTCGTGTGGGTGGTGATGCTCAAACGAAGGCAATGAAGCAAGTTGCCGGTGGTTTGCGCATGGATATGGCCTCATTCCGTGAGTTGGCTGCATTTGCTCAATTTGGCTCCGACTTGGATGCTGGCACACAGGCTCGCCTGAATCGAGGTCAGCGTTTGCAGGAGTTGCTCAAACAGCCTCAATATGAGCCTGCTTCTGTTGAGAAGCAAATCATTGCAATATTTGCAGGCACCAAAGGCTTTGCTGATAAAGTTGATCTCGAACGGATGCGCGAATGG
- a CDS encoding pyrroline-5-carboxylate reductase: MSINQKIAFIGPGVMAEAMIAGIIRCGVATPEQITVSGPRINRGQDLADRYGITSLTDNPSAVENADVIVLCVKPQHLKVILPELSGKLKPSAFVLSIIAGATIEKLSQGLQCDNVVRSMPNTPAQIGEGITVWTAAAAVSDAQRQIARKMLGALGEEIYLDEEYYLDMATALSGTGPAYVFMFMEAMVDAGVHLGFPRRIAEQLVAQTVRGSVDYYRKSEHPVHLARLRNQVTSPGGTSAAALYYLEKAGFRTAISRAVWAAYERSQALGKGSQSQSPDDA; the protein is encoded by the coding sequence TTGTCAATTAACCAAAAAATCGCATTTATTGGCCCTGGTGTTATGGCCGAGGCGATGATTGCTGGAATTATCCGTTGTGGTGTGGCAACTCCGGAACAGATCACTGTTTCGGGGCCACGTATCAACCGCGGGCAAGATTTGGCAGATCGCTATGGAATCACTTCGCTCACAGACAATCCTTCTGCCGTAGAAAATGCCGATGTGATCGTCTTATGCGTTAAACCCCAACATCTAAAGGTAATTTTGCCCGAACTCTCTGGCAAGCTCAAGCCGTCGGCATTTGTATTGTCTATTATTGCGGGAGCAACTATTGAAAAACTTTCACAGGGATTGCAATGTGACAATGTGGTGCGCTCAATGCCTAATACGCCTGCTCAAATTGGCGAAGGTATCACAGTTTGGACAGCCGCCGCGGCAGTCTCTGATGCGCAGCGCCAAATTGCCAGAAAAATGCTGGGCGCGCTGGGCGAAGAAATTTATCTGGATGAGGAATATTATCTGGATATGGCAACCGCGCTATCAGGCACCGGGCCTGCTTATGTATTTATGTTTATGGAAGCTATGGTGGATGCGGGCGTGCATTTGGGGTTTCCGCGGCGTATTGCTGAACAATTGGTGGCCCAAACAGTGCGTGGTTCGGTAGACTATTACCGGAAGAGTGAACACCCGGTACATTTGGCTCGTTTAAGAAACCAGGTTACTTCTCCGGGAGGCACATCGGCTGCGGCTTTATATTATTTAGAGAAGGCTGGTTTTCGCACGGCGATTTCGCGCGCAGTGTGGGCGGCTTATGAACGATCGCAGGCTTTGGGTAAAGGATCTCAATCTCAATCGCCAGATGATGCCTGA
- the ruvA gene encoding Holliday junction branch migration protein RuvA, which yields MIATVRGRVIEIGLDRVIIEMGNVGLWVYIPDQFRLSLGMGETISLHTHLVVREDSLTLYGFSTSEEREFFILLLGVNGIGPRLALTTLSTLNPTAIRRAVFSEQAAVFQRVPGIGSKTAQRIVLHLQGRITATDDLDGLVTMADTDSQVVEALIVLGYSVVEAQAAVQAIRKDAPDDVEERIRFALQYFG from the coding sequence ATGATCGCAACCGTCCGAGGTCGTGTCATTGAGATTGGCCTAGATCGTGTCATTATTGAAATGGGGAATGTAGGGTTGTGGGTATATATTCCCGATCAGTTTCGCTTGAGCCTGGGAATGGGGGAAACGATCTCATTGCATACTCATCTAGTTGTGCGTGAAGATTCTCTCACCCTTTATGGTTTTTCAACATCAGAAGAACGCGAATTTTTTATTCTCTTGCTTGGTGTGAATGGCATTGGCCCTCGTCTGGCGCTGACCACGCTTTCAACCCTCAACCCAACAGCCATTCGTCGGGCTGTCTTTTCGGAGCAGGCTGCGGTGTTTCAACGTGTTCCCGGAATTGGCTCCAAAACCGCGCAACGGATTGTGCTTCATTTGCAAGGACGCATCACTGCTACGGATGACTTGGATGGGTTGGTAACAATGGCGGATACGGATAGTCAGGTTGTGGAAGCTCTGATTGTGTTGGGGTATAGTGTTGTCGAGGCACAGGCCGCAGTACAAGCCATCCGGAAGGATGCTCCCGATGACGTTGAAGAACGCATTCGCTTCGCATTGCAATATTTTGGCTGA
- a CDS encoding MgtC/SapB family protein produces the protein MTELQLFTRFGAALAIGFLIGLQREFASGTRSQEIVAGERTFALMGVVGALAAMAADQLDAPLAFFGVILLLGLFSAVAYFIDAWRGFVGLTTEVAIIITILIGALCYWGYLSLAMALGIATTALLSLKLETDRFVRSLTREDIFAALQFAVISAIILPILPNQSFLPPPFDVLNPFKIWLMVVFISGISFLGYVAIKIVGPEQGIGLTGFLGGLVSSTAVTLSFSDRSSREPNLSKPFALAIMIAWTVMFSRVLIEVGVLNRQLLGMVWKPLTAAGLVGLLYGGYLFFSQRAAEKGNMDFSNPFDLKSAIKFGLLYGLVLLISRAAQMYFGDTGILISSLLSGIADVDAITLSMAELSNTGDVELHIASRAVVIATMSNTVVKGIIALMGGSAVLRKALLPGLLAMTATGIGLAFV, from the coding sequence ATGACCGAATTACAACTCTTCACACGTTTTGGCGCCGCGCTGGCGATTGGCTTTTTAATTGGTCTCCAACGCGAATTCGCATCTGGCACGCGCAGTCAGGAAATTGTTGCCGGGGAGCGGACATTCGCGCTCATGGGGGTGGTCGGCGCTCTCGCAGCGATGGCCGCCGATCAACTGGATGCTCCACTCGCATTTTTCGGGGTGATTCTGTTATTGGGGCTTTTCTCTGCTGTGGCGTATTTCATCGATGCCTGGCGCGGTTTTGTTGGGTTGACTACCGAAGTTGCCATTATTATCACCATATTAATTGGTGCTCTGTGCTATTGGGGCTACCTTTCTTTGGCAATGGCGCTGGGGATTGCCACGACGGCGCTTCTGTCCTTGAAACTTGAAACAGATCGTTTTGTTCGTTCACTGACACGCGAAGATATATTTGCCGCATTGCAGTTTGCAGTGATCAGTGCCATCATCTTGCCCATACTCCCGAACCAGAGTTTTTTACCGCCGCCTTTTGACGTGTTGAATCCCTTTAAGATATGGCTGATGGTTGTTTTTATTTCAGGAATTAGCTTTTTAGGCTACGTTGCCATAAAAATTGTCGGCCCGGAACAAGGGATCGGCCTAACCGGATTTTTGGGTGGTCTGGTATCCAGCACGGCTGTAACGCTCAGTTTTTCAGACCGTAGCAGCCGAGAGCCGAATTTATCAAAACCTTTTGCGCTGGCAATTATGATTGCCTGGACAGTGATGTTTTCGCGCGTGCTGATTGAAGTGGGCGTACTCAACCGGCAACTCCTTGGCATGGTATGGAAACCTCTGACGGCGGCAGGTTTAGTAGGCCTGCTGTATGGGGGGTATCTATTTTTCTCGCAGCGAGCCGCCGAAAAAGGAAACATGGATTTCTCAAACCCCTTTGACCTGAAGTCGGCCATTAAATTTGGTTTATTGTATGGGTTGGTATTGCTCATCTCGCGGGCTGCGCAAATGTATTTTGGCGATACGGGTATCCTAATATCCAGTTTGCTCTCCGGCATAGCTGATGTAGATGCGATTACGCTTTCAATGGCGGAACTCAGCAATACGGGGGACGTGGAACTTCATATCGCTTCACGGGCTGTGGTGATAGCCACCATGTCGAATACGGTTGTCAAGGGCATCATTGCATTGATGGGAGGTTCAGCCGTTTTGCGCAAAGCGCTTTTGCCAGGTTTGCTCGCCATGACTGCCACAGGAATTGGTTTGGCGTTTGTTTAG
- the ruvC gene encoding crossover junction endodeoxyribonuclease RuvC: MLVLGIDPGTATTGYGLVRETAGGQLIVVDYGVVLTSAKLPMPKRLLEIYRQLKDIAFLHRPDAAAVEKLFFQTNVRTAITVGQGRGVAILALAEADIPVAEYTPLEIKQSVVGYGNADKNQVQQMIRALLNMKEIPRPDDAADALAVAVCHIHSYRMADLLG; encoded by the coding sequence ATGCTGGTTCTTGGGATTGACCCCGGAACTGCTACCACGGGTTACGGCCTTGTGCGCGAAACCGCCGGGGGGCAGCTTATTGTCGTAGATTATGGGGTAGTGCTTACTTCGGCAAAATTACCGATGCCCAAGCGCTTACTTGAAATCTATCGGCAGCTAAAAGATATTGCCTTTCTCCATCGCCCCGATGCGGCTGCGGTGGAGAAATTGTTTTTTCAGACCAATGTTCGTACAGCTATCACTGTGGGACAGGGGCGCGGTGTAGCGATTCTTGCGCTGGCAGAGGCAGATATTCCTGTTGCTGAATACACTCCCCTCGAGATTAAGCAATCTGTGGTGGGTTATGGCAATGCAGATAAAAATCAGGTACAGCAAATGATCCGTGCCCTGCTGAACATGAAGGAAATTCCGCGCCCCGATGATGCCGCCGACGCGTTGGCGGTTGCTGTGTGTCATATTCACAGTTATCGAATGGCAGATCTATTGGGATAA